The DNA region GGCTGCGCGCCAGCGAGCAGCGGCTCGCCTTCCTCCTCGACCTCAGCGACCGACTGCGGCCGATCGCCGATCCGCGCGCCCTGCTCGACGAGGCCACGCGGGCCCTCGGCGTGGCGCTCGGCGCCGACCGCGCCGGCTACGCCGAGGACCACGGCGACGACGTGCACCTCGAGGTGTCGTGCGGCCACGCGGAGGGGCTCGACGACATCAGCGGGCTCCATCCGTACGAGAACCTCGGGCCTGCCCTGCTCGATGCGCTGCGCGCCGGGCAGGTGGTGGTGCGGCCCGACGTCACCGGCGACAGCTCGCTGCCTGCCCATGTGCGGGACGCGTACGTGCGCCTCGGCCTCGGCGCCACGCTGCACGTGCCGCTGGTGAAGGGCGGGCGGCTGGTGGCGTTCGTGTTCGCGCACACGCGCGCGCCGCGCCAGTGGACCCCCGAGGACGTGACGCTGCTCCAGGACACGGGCGAGCGGATCTGGGCCGCCGTCGAGCGGGCGCGTGCCGAGGCCCGCCTGCGGGCCAACGAGGCCCGGCTGAAGGCCCGCGCCGAGCTGCTGGAACACCTCGAGGGCGCGCTGGCCTCCAACGCCTCGTCGGCGTCGATGATCGCGGCAGCCGGTGATGCGATGACCCGCCACTTCATCGGCCGGCGCGTCAACATCATCGACGTCGACGAGGTGGCCGACGCGATGTACCGGCGGTACGACTCGCTGCAGCAGGGCGGCGCACCGCTCGGCATCGATACGGCCCGCTTCACCCACCTCGTGTCGCCCACCTTCGCGGCGCACCTGCGCTCGGGAGGCGTGCAGGCGCTCTCGGACGTGATGACCGACCCGCGGACGGAAGGGCGGCGGGAGCCGTACGCCGCCTGGAACGTCCGCGCCCAGTTGCTGGCACCGCTGGTGCGTGACGGCCAGGTGGCCCTCCTGGTGGCCCTGCATCACCACGAGCCGTGCACGTGGACCGAGCGCGAGATCGAGTTCGTGCGCGAGGTCGCCGCGCGCCTCTATCCCCGCCTCGAGCGGGCCCGCGCCGAGGAGGCCCTGCGCCGCGCCAACGAGGACCTCGACGCCCGCGTCGCCGCCCGCACCGCGGAACTGGCTGCCCTCAACGCCGCGCTGGCGCGGGAGGTGGGCGAGCGCCGCGCCGCGGAAGCCAGAATCCAGGCGCTCTACCAGCGGGTGCTGACGGCGCAGGAAGAGGAGCGGCGCCGCATCGCCCGCGACATCCACGACCACGTGGGCCAGCAGATCACCGCGCTGCGGCTCGCGCTGGAGGCCGCGTCGGCCGGCGGCGGCGATGGCCCGCCGCCGTCGGAACTGCTCGCGCGCAGCCGCGAGCTCGCGCACGAGGTCGATCAGGGGCTGGACGCCCTCACCTGGGAGTTGCGCCCGACGACCCTCGAGCACCTCGGGTTGGGCGCGGCGCTCGCGCACCTGGTCGAAGGATGGGCGAGCCGGTTCGGCGTGCCGGCAGAGTTCCATGCCGGTGTGCCCGACTCGCTGCGCCTCGCGCCGGAGGTCGAGAGTCACCTGTACCGGATTGCGCAGGAGGCGCTCCACAACGTCTTCAAGCACGCCCAGGCCACGTGCGCCGACGTGCTCCTCGAGAACCGCGACGGAGAGGTCGTGCTCATCGTGGAAGACGACGGGCGGGGCTTCGACGTGTCGGCCGAGTCGGCGGTGGCCACCGGGATGGGGCTCACGAGCCTGCGCGAGCGCGCGGCGCTCATCGGCGCCCGCGTCGAGATCGAGTCGGCCCCTGGCGAGGGGACCGCGATCTACGTGCGCGTCCCGATGCCCACGGCGGCCCAGGCCTGAGCGCATCGGCCGCCGGCGCGGTCGCGGTGTACAGTGCGGCGCATGGCCCGCCTGCCTCGCCGGTGTCTGCTCGCGCTGCTGTTCCTGGTGTCTGCCCGCGTGTCACACGCCCAATCGCTCGTCGCGTGCGGCTGGGACGAGGTGTTCGTGCTCGACGTGTCGGGCCCGCCCAGCCGGATCTGGCGCTGGAAGGCGGCCGACGCGCCGGAGTTGCCCGAGGCGTTCCGCTCGAAGTTCCGCACCACCGATGACTGCAAGCCGGTGGCCGGCGATCGCCTCCTGGTGACGGCCTCGAGCGACGGCGCGGCCCTCATCGACCGCGCCACGCGCCGCGCGGTGTGGTGGGCCTCCTGCGGCAACACGCACTCGGCCGAGCTGCTCCCCGGCGATCGCATCGTGCTGGCGTGCAGCGTGCGGCCGGAGACGGGCAACCGCCTCGCGCTGTTCGATGCCGCGACGCCGGTGCGCGAGCTGGCGTCGACCGAGCTCGAGTCGGCGCACGGCGTCGTGTGGGACGCGGCCCGCGAGCGGCTGTGGGCGCTCGGCCTGCACGAACTCCGCGCCTACCGGCTGAAGGACTGGGACGGGCCCTCGCCGTCGCTCGACCTCGACGCCCGCTATGCGCTGCCCGACGAGGGCGGCCACGAGCTGTCTGCGGTGCCCGGCACCGCGCACCTCATCGTCAGCACGCACGCCGGCGTGTGGCGCTTCGATCGCGACCTCCGCACCTTCTCACCGGACCCGGACCTGCGCGGCCTGCACGACGTGAAGAGCGTGGTCATCCACCCCGTGACGCGTCGACTGGCGTACACGCAGGCCGAAGTGCCCGAGTGGTGGACCAGTCGCATCCGCTTCGCGCGCCCGGCCGGCGAGGTGGTCCTCGACGGCGAGCGGCTCTACAAGGTGCGGTGGATCCCGTAGGCCGGCTCAGGGCTCACGGCTCAGGGCGAAGCGGGAGCGTGCGCGGGGCCAATCGGGGCCACATCGTCACGCACGGCCCAGGTCGACGACGAGGTCCAGCGCCACGCAGCCGACGATCGTGGCGGTGAAGGCGACCAGGTCGTAGGGGTCGAATGTGCCGGGCAGCCAGCGCTGGGCCACTTCGGTTGCCACGCAGCCCGCCAGGACGAACGCGCCGGCCACCCACGGGGCCATCGCCGGCCAGCGAAACGTGGTGCGTCCCTGGCGCACGATGGCGTAGACCCATGCCGTGCCGAACACGTCGGCGCCGTAGTTGGTGATCCAGCCGCCTCGCACGTGCTGCATCTGGAGCGCTCCGACGATCAGTGACGATGCGAACGCCGCGTGGTAGAACCACGCGCCTCGGCGTGATTCCGTGGCCCGCGAGGCTGTCGTATCGGCCATGCCTCTCGGTAACGTCGAACTCGACGACCCAGAACGGTCGGGTGACAGGACGAGCGCTCCAGCCGTGGAGCTTGACCTCGGCTCGCGACGGGCGTAACGTCGCCGCCAGTCACCACAGTCCGTGAGCGAGGGCGACGGCCGTGCCGTGCGCCTCGCCCCGCCGTCGAGGCGCGCCGCTCGACGGCGGCAACCGTGTCGTCTGCCGACGCGGTACCCGGCGGCGCAGGCAGGAGTTCCTCGATGACGACGCTCGTGAGGCACATGCTGGCCAACAAGTCCGACGTGCACACCGTCGACCCCGACGACACCGTGCTCGAGGCCCTCCGGGTGATGGCCGACCACAACATCGGCGCGGTGCTGGTGATGAGCGGCGGCGCGCTGGCCGGGATCCTGTCCGAGCGTGACTACGCGCGCAAGATGGTGCTGCACGGCAAGGCATCGCGCGACACGCTGGTGCGCGAGGTGATGACCGGGGCGGTGGTGAGCGTCACGCCGGACTGGACGTGCGACCAGTGCATGGCGCTGATGACCGAGCGCCACGTGCGGCACCTGCCCGTGGTGGAGGAGGGCCGCGTGACCGGCGTGGTGTCGATCGGTGACGTCGTGCGCGCCGTGGTGCGCGAGCACGAGTTCACGATCAATCACCTCGAGCACTACATCATGAGCGGCGGGTAGCACCGCGGTAGGGCCGCGTGTCCCACGCGGCCGCTGATGGCACAAGGGACCAGGGACACGTACGCAAGTCACGAGGGAGGCAAGGCGCAAGGGACCAGGGACACGTACGCAAGTCACAAGGGAGGCAAGGGAAGAGGGACAAGGGAGACAAGGGACGAGGGACGAGTACGCGAGTCCCCAGGATGTCCAGGGACGAGGGACAAGAGCAGCAAGGGACGAGGGGCGAGGCCGGCAGTCACACGGGTGTCAAGGGGCACCGAAGGCCGACGGCCGCATGACGAAGACCGTGCGCCGTGACAGAATGCGCCGGTCTCGTTCCCGGAGCATTCCCGCATGCGTCGCAGGTCCCTCTCCCTGCTGTCCCTCGCCGCCGGCCTCGCCGGCGTCGTCGTGGCCGGCTCGTCGTCCCTTCAGTCCCCGATGTCGGCCCAGGCGCCGTCCGCGGCCCGTCCCAAGGCGCCCGACGTGCCGGTCGAGCGGCGCGCGCCCGCCGGCGTGAAGGAAGGCGGCACGTGGGTGCCGCCGATGCCGACGATGGAGGAGGTGGCGCCGCCGGCCGGGTGGCAGCAGCCTGGCGAGGAAGTGCCGGCGATGCCCCTCACGCTCCTCCGGTTGCCGCGCACCAACATCTGGCGCGCGAAGTATCCCGCCGTCGACTTCCACGTGCACGCGCGCGGCCTGACGTCGAAGGCCGCCTACGACGAGCTCGTCGCGCTGATGGACGACATCGGCATGGGCGCCATCGTCAACCTCAATGGCGGCACGGGCGCCGAGCTCGACAAGGTGCTGGCCGAGGGCGTGGCCTACAAGGACCGCGTCGCCAACTTCATCACCTTCAGCGCCGAGGGCATCAACGAGCCGGGGTGGTCGCAGAAGTTCGCCGCCGAGATGGAGCGCGCGTTCAAGGCCGGCGCCCAGGGCATGAAGGTGCACAAGACGCTCGGCCTCGGCGCGAAGAACCCCGACGGCAGCTTCATCCAGGCCGACGACCCGCGGCTCGACCCGATCTGGGACATGGCCGCCAGGTACGACAGGCCCGTGATGATCCACCTGAGCGACTCGATCGGCCGCTTCTACCCGATCGGGCCGAAGAACGAGCGCTACGAGGCCGGGCTCTGGCACCAGAAGGGCGACGAGACCAACAACTACTTCAAGACGGGGCCGTCCAACGACGTCATCGAGCGGGCGCGCGAGAACATGCATCGCAAGCACCCGAAGACGCGGTTCGTCAACGCGCACATGGCGATGCTGTACTACGACCCCGAGAAGCTGGCGAAGTTCCTCGACATGTACCCCAACGCCGACATCGAGCTCTCGGCCACCTTCCAGGACCTCGGCCGCGCGCCGCGGTTCTGGCGGGAGTTCCTGATCAAGTACCAGGACCGCGTGTTGTTCGGCACCGACGGCAGCCAGTCGCGGGGCGCCGACGAGTTCTGGCGCCCGCACTGGCGCACCCTGGAGACGCTCGACGAGTACTTCGCGCACCCCGCGCAGGTGCGCACGCCGCTCGGCTCGCCCGGCCACGGCCGCTGGCACATCTCGGGCCTCGGCCTGCCCGACGCCGTGCTGCGGAAGATCTACTACGTGAACGCGCTGCGTCACCTGCCGGCGATGCGCGCCTCGATCGAGAAGCAGATGGCAGCGCGCGGGCTGCGCATGACGGCCACGCCCCGCCGCGCGGCGCCGGCGCGGCCGGCGGGGGAATGATGCGCATGGAAGCGCGGGCACCGGGCTCCGGGCACCGGGCACCGGGGCAGGAACGGGCACCGGGCAGCGGGCACCGGGCACCGGGGCAGGAGCGGGCAGCGCGCAGCGGGCAGCGGGTACCGGGGCAGGAACGGGCACCGGTCCCCGGGCGCCCGGCACTGGAACAGCCCGCGAGCGAACGGACACCGGGTGTCGGGTTCGGCGTGGCGGGGCGAGGCCGGGTAGCGGGCGGCGGCAGGACGCTGCTGGCAGGACTCGCGCTTGCGGTGATCGTCGCCGGCGGCGTCGCGCTGCTCGCCGGGCCGCGTGAGACACTCCAGGGCCCAGGGCCCAAGGCCGAAGGCCGAGCCAGTGCCGACCGTGACTGGCCCGTCTACGGCGGCGACGCCAACGGCTCGCACTACAGCCCGCTCGCGCAGGTCACGACGGAGAACGTCGCGCAGCTCGGACTCGCGTGGAGCACCGACCTCGAGACGTTCCCCGGCCAGATCGAGGGCACGCCGCTGATGGTCGACGGCACGATCTACGTCACCGGGCCGTGGAGCGTGGTGGTGGCCATCGATGCGCGCACCGGCAAGGTCAAGTGGCGCTGGGATCCGCAGATCCCGCACCCGACGTTCAAGGTGGACGCGCGCGGCCTGCGCACCCGCCTCGGGCCGAGCCTGTGCTGCGGTCCCGTGAACCGCGGCGTGGCGTACCACGCGGGCAAGGTGTTCGTCGGCACGCTCGACAGCCGGCTCGTGGCCCTCGACGCGCGCACGGGGCGCACCGTGTGGAGCACGCAGGTCGCCAGCAAGGTGGACGACTACAGCATCTCGAGCGCGCCGCGCGTCATCAAGGGCAAGGTGATCACCGGCATCAGCGGCTCGGAGTTCGGCGTCCGCGGGTTCGTGGCCGCCTACGACGCCGAGACCGGCAAGCAGGCCTGGCGCTTCTGGACGGTGCCCGGTGACCCGTCGCTCGGCTTCGAGAACGCCGCCATGGAGCGCGCCGCCAGGACGTGGAACGGGCCGTGGTGGAAATACGGCGGCGGGGGCACGCCCTGGGACGGCATGGCGTACGACGCCGAGCTGGACCTGCTGTACGTGGGCACCGGCAACGGCTCGCCGTGGTCGCGCGAGCTGCGCAGTCCCGGCGGCGGCGACAACCTCTATCTCTGCTCCATCGTCGCGATCCGGCCGTCGACCGGCGAGTACGTGTGGCACTACCAGACGACACCGGCCGACAACTGGGACTACGCGAGCACGCAGCCGATCGTGCTGGCCGACCTGCGCATCGACGGCCGCACGCGCAAGGTGCTGATGCAGGCGCCCAAGAACGGCTTCTTCTACGTGATCGATCGCGCGACCGGCGAGTTCATCTCGGCGCAGCCATTCGCGAAGGTCACGTGGGCGACGGGCGTCGATCCGAAGACGGGACGGCCGATCGAGACGCCCGAGGCCAACTACGGGACCGAGGGCACGCGCCTGTCGCCCGGCTCCGACGGCGCGCACAGCTGGCATGCGATGGCCTACCACCCCGGAGCGGGCCTGGCCTACATTCCCGGGCAGGAGACGACGGGGACCTACGCGTGGGACCCGGACTTCCAGCACCAGATGGGACGCATGAACACCGGACGTCCGCGCAATCGTCCGGCCCCTGTCGATGCCGCCACGCATCAGGGCGGGGCCACGACCGCGCCTGTCGCCCCGCCACCTACGCCGACTCCACCGGTTCGACGCGGCCCGCAGATCGTCGGCGCCGGCGGCGGCCAGCAGCAGGGGGCGTTTCTCGCCGCGTGGGATCCGATCGCGCAGAAGGAGCGCTGGCGTCTGGTGTTCGACAAGCCCGGCATCACCAGCGGGACACTCGCGACGGCGGGCAACCTGCTGTTCCATGGGTCGAACGACGGCACCTTCAACGCGTACACGGCCGACACGGGGAAGAAGCTGTGGTCCGTACCGCTCGCGCCCGGATTCGCCAACCCGATCACCTACACGCTCGACGGCGTGCAGTACGTGACGGTGGCCACGGGCCGCAGTGGCGCGCAGGCGCCTGGACGCCTCTACACGTTCAAGGTCGGCGGCGCCACGCCGGTGCCCTCGATGACGCCCGTCGCGCCTCCGGAGGATCCGTCAGGCATCAACACGGCCGAGGCGATTCGCGCCGAGTTCGATCGCGTGGGCCTGCCCGATGAACCCGCGCGTACGCTCGTGCAGCAGATGTGCGCCGGGTGCCACCCGCCCACCGTCGTCACGCGCGTGCGACAGCCGGAGGACGGCTGGCGCGAGACGGTGGCCGCGATGGCCGGTCGCGGCATGCCGGCGACGCCCGAGCAGCGCGAGACGATCATCAGGTATCTGGCCAGGCACAGAGGACCTCAGTAACGCCTGACGCTTGACGCTTAACGCCGAACGCTGAACGGCGAACGCCGATCGTGCAACCGCTATCGGACGTAGCCGTCGACCTTCAGGTCGACGGTCTCGCGCAGCTATCGGCGTCGCCCTTGGGCGACGCACCCGAAGGCCGACGGCCGAACTCGCCGCGCGCCGGCAGGCGCACATCGGCGAGTCTTCAATGACGACG from Luteitalea sp. TBR-22 includes:
- a CDS encoding amidohydrolase family protein, whose protein sequence is MRRRSLSLLSLAAGLAGVVVAGSSSLQSPMSAQAPSAARPKAPDVPVERRAPAGVKEGGTWVPPMPTMEEVAPPAGWQQPGEEVPAMPLTLLRLPRTNIWRAKYPAVDFHVHARGLTSKAAYDELVALMDDIGMGAIVNLNGGTGAELDKVLAEGVAYKDRVANFITFSAEGINEPGWSQKFAAEMERAFKAGAQGMKVHKTLGLGAKNPDGSFIQADDPRLDPIWDMAARYDRPVMIHLSDSIGRFYPIGPKNERYEAGLWHQKGDETNNYFKTGPSNDVIERARENMHRKHPKTRFVNAHMAMLYYDPEKLAKFLDMYPNADIELSATFQDLGRAPRFWREFLIKYQDRVLFGTDGSQSRGADEFWRPHWRTLETLDEYFAHPAQVRTPLGSPGHGRWHISGLGLPDAVLRKIYYVNALRHLPAMRASIEKQMAARGLRMTATPRRAAPARPAGE
- a CDS encoding DUF6528 family protein, translating into MARLPRRCLLALLFLVSARVSHAQSLVACGWDEVFVLDVSGPPSRIWRWKAADAPELPEAFRSKFRTTDDCKPVAGDRLLVTASSDGAALIDRATRRAVWWASCGNTHSAELLPGDRIVLACSVRPETGNRLALFDAATPVRELASTELESAHGVVWDAARERLWALGLHELRAYRLKDWDGPSPSLDLDARYALPDEGGHELSAVPGTAHLIVSTHAGVWRFDRDLRTFSPDPDLRGLHDVKSVVIHPVTRRLAYTQAEVPEWWTSRIRFARPAGEVVLDGERLYKVRWIP
- a CDS encoding GAF domain-containing sensor histidine kinase, with the protein product MTSSPASDARLRASEQRLAFLLDLSDRLRPIADPRALLDEATRALGVALGADRAGYAEDHGDDVHLEVSCGHAEGLDDISGLHPYENLGPALLDALRAGQVVVRPDVTGDSSLPAHVRDAYVRLGLGATLHVPLVKGGRLVAFVFAHTRAPRQWTPEDVTLLQDTGERIWAAVERARAEARLRANEARLKARAELLEHLEGALASNASSASMIAAAGDAMTRHFIGRRVNIIDVDEVADAMYRRYDSLQQGGAPLGIDTARFTHLVSPTFAAHLRSGGVQALSDVMTDPRTEGRREPYAAWNVRAQLLAPLVRDGQVALLVALHHHEPCTWTEREIEFVREVAARLYPRLERARAEEALRRANEDLDARVAARTAELAALNAALAREVGERRAAEARIQALYQRVLTAQEEERRRIARDIHDHVGQQITALRLALEAASAGGGDGPPPSELLARSRELAHEVDQGLDALTWELRPTTLEHLGLGAALAHLVEGWASRFGVPAEFHAGVPDSLRLAPEVESHLYRIAQEALHNVFKHAQATCADVLLENRDGEVVLIVEDDGRGFDVSAESAVATGMGLTSLRERAALIGARVEIESAPGEGTAIYVRVPMPTAAQA
- a CDS encoding PQQ-dependent dehydrogenase, methanol/ethanol family, whose amino-acid sequence is MEARAPGSGHRAPGQERAPGSGHRAPGQERAARSGQRVPGQERAPVPGRPALEQPASERTPGVGFGVAGRGRVAGGGRTLLAGLALAVIVAGGVALLAGPRETLQGPGPKAEGRASADRDWPVYGGDANGSHYSPLAQVTTENVAQLGLAWSTDLETFPGQIEGTPLMVDGTIYVTGPWSVVVAIDARTGKVKWRWDPQIPHPTFKVDARGLRTRLGPSLCCGPVNRGVAYHAGKVFVGTLDSRLVALDARTGRTVWSTQVASKVDDYSISSAPRVIKGKVITGISGSEFGVRGFVAAYDAETGKQAWRFWTVPGDPSLGFENAAMERAARTWNGPWWKYGGGGTPWDGMAYDAELDLLYVGTGNGSPWSRELRSPGGGDNLYLCSIVAIRPSTGEYVWHYQTTPADNWDYASTQPIVLADLRIDGRTRKVLMQAPKNGFFYVIDRATGEFISAQPFAKVTWATGVDPKTGRPIETPEANYGTEGTRLSPGSDGAHSWHAMAYHPGAGLAYIPGQETTGTYAWDPDFQHQMGRMNTGRPRNRPAPVDAATHQGGATTAPVAPPPTPTPPVRRGPQIVGAGGGQQQGAFLAAWDPIAQKERWRLVFDKPGITSGTLATAGNLLFHGSNDGTFNAYTADTGKKLWSVPLAPGFANPITYTLDGVQYVTVATGRSGAQAPGRLYTFKVGGATPVPSMTPVAPPEDPSGINTAEAIRAEFDRVGLPDEPARTLVQQMCAGCHPPTVVTRVRQPEDGWRETVAAMAGRGMPATPEQRETIIRYLARHRGPQ
- a CDS encoding CBS domain-containing protein, with amino-acid sequence MTTLVRHMLANKSDVHTVDPDDTVLEALRVMADHNIGAVLVMSGGALAGILSERDYARKMVLHGKASRDTLVREVMTGAVVSVTPDWTCDQCMALMTERHVRHLPVVEEGRVTGVVSIGDVVRAVVREHEFTINHLEHYIMSGG